A window of Falco cherrug isolate bFalChe1 chromosome 11, bFalChe1.pri, whole genome shotgun sequence genomic DNA:
cagccaAGTTGCACCCTCACCTGTCTGTCAGGCCACACCACACCACGCTGTCCACCCTGCTGCCCCCTCTCTCAAAGATGGACACTAGCCTGTCTCACTTCTGGGCTGACCACAGGCCATCTTTTACCTGCCTGGAAATGTTCATTTAATATCACTCTGCGTTGGTCATGTAATTTTGGgtgtttatttcagaaaataggGCTCTACCGGCTGGATGCCAGCTGTCACTCCATACGTGTTTGTACAGGAGACAAAGGTAATCACCCAAACGCACAGTAGTATCACATataatatgtttaaaaattcaAGTTGTCATTGCTGGCTACCTTAGTTCCTTCGAGCTGACTAATGCAACCTCTCTACTCACCAGgagctcttcctcctgcagcttccGAGCAATCTCTGCATCAGATAACTCCTGCTCCCTTCGGGGTGTATCATACATGGCTTGCTTCGTCCCCCTCAACTTAGTGCCTACAGAATTGTGTGAGAAAATCAACtcaaacatttttcaagtgCTTTGGTAAGGAAATCCCCACCATCTCCTCAGCCATGTGCAAAAGCCCCGCTCAAGGGAACCAGAGACCACGACAGCATACCTGCCAGACAGCTGAGTACCTTTAGCTGAGGTGCACCACGCACTGTAGGGAGGTTTCTTCATGCATATAGAAATATCTGATACACCATGTCTTACACGACACATGTAACTATATGGCAAAGGCGTCATGCCCCTCGAAGCAGTCTTTGCTGACACAGTGAGGCTAGCAAAGGAGTCACTTTTTCACACTGTGTCAACACAGATACACGGGCAAAaccaggcagcagaaagcagcccaACATCTGTTACAAACACAGCAGAGTCTGTGAACACCCTGCTGGAGCGGCACAGGCTGCAAAagttgcctgggacgggctcacGTGAGGCTTCAGACAATTTCTTCCTTGGGCTGACCCACGAATTTTACAATTCACAGTGAGAAAACAGCCAAGTAAACCTTTTTGAAGTTCAGACAAGGTTCAGGTCTTGCTTTGAGTACagagttttatttgtttattttaaagttaacCTATCTCCAAGTGATTTACAATGTTGCATTTTGAGTGTCTCCATAGCCTATTTGCATCAGGCCAAAGGAGTCCCACCCTATCCCTGTTATAAAACACATGACTTCACTCACATACAATGAATGCCTTCTGCCATCTGCAGTCTGAACTGCATTGTTCAGACATCTCAGTCATCTAAATGAGCTTTCTGCTTTATGTCAGAAGTATACAAACACCCCAGATGCCTGCGTCTCTTCCACCTCAAATCCAGAAAGTTTCACTCAAAACCTCCATGCCTCTAGCTACAGCATTTACACATTTATTATAAATACCTGTTATGTCTTACTGGGCCACCTATCAGTTTCCTTCCCATCTTGTAAGACCAAGGGAAAAACATGAAGTAACCAACTgactttgaaaatttttttgtgCATCTACCAACAAGTTACCATCATACTCCACCAAGCAGCCTGAAGACTTCAAACTGCAGAGGGCCAGAGATCTCATGCATCAACATGGAATAAAACTATGGAACAGAAAGCCACCTACCTCTTCTAAAGgtggtgtgtggggttttgttttttgttttgtttgaatcAATTGATCAATGATCTCAAGCAACTAACAGCCCTCTTACAAACCTTTGAGTGTAAGAACACCACCAGCTTTCGCACCTTATGGTCAGGTGTTTGGCCTGGCCTTTCCCAGGACACTTCGCAGCTTGGATTGATCAAAGAGCTGCAACCTCTGGCCAGCACAGGAACTCTGGCAAAAAGCACCAGCTTGGTCAGAGTTAAATTATTCAGTGTGCTTCCAAGGtcaaggaaaacaattttactGTGCTGGAATGAACAACAGCATGGCCGACAGGCTCCTGTACGGCATTACCTCTATGAAGAATAAAAGTAAGTTTCCAGGAATTGTTCGCTGGCCAGTTTGAGACTGAGCTTTCTTCACACACTGATCGGTGCCAGGCTTCATTTGCTCAAACAATAAATGTTACTTCCACATCACTTCTGCTCACTCTCAGGGGAGCacgaagcccaccacaggaaGAAGACGTGAGCTTCTGGCTATTCTGACTCAATGTGATGGGATACTGAGTCACCCAGAACCACATTCTATCAGAGCAAATCACAACCCACTGATTATGTACAAAGACCCTTCCACCTCCCCAAAGAAAACTTTTACAtagcaaagatgaaaaataaatctaccAGTGTCTCCAGAGACAGACACGATCATCCTAATCTTATCCAAATGAAGACCAGTTAGAGGGCTTAAAGCACAAGTCTCCCATGCTGTGACAAGAGATAGATCCAAGTCTGTAAACTCTACTTCCACTAAGAGGCAGGTCATCCCTACACCCAATGTGgatttaaaagcagaaggatgGATGTGGATCTTTAAAGCCCACCTGTCCACAAGCATTACTGAACAACATACTACACAGGTACACGTTTCCCAGAAAAATCCACTTGTACAGAATTTGACAAGACCCTCATCTTACAAATGGAGCCCAGCTGGACACCTAGAACCACTACTGAATTTTTTACCAAAGTGAACTGCTTATTGAAAGCCCTGCTGGCAACATAATAAGTGGATGGAAATTGCTGGCTTAGGTAAGTAAGTGCGTAAGTAAACTTGGCAATAcgcacttgcagcccagaaagccaaccgcatcctgggctgcatcaaaagaagcgtggccagcaagttgggggaggtgattctgctcctttgctctgctctcatgagaccccaccttgagtactgtgttcagctctggggcccccaacacaAACAGGacgtggacctgttggaacgagtccagaggagggccacaaagatgctcagagggttggagcacctctcctgtgaaaaCAGGCTGacagagttggggttgttcacCCTGGAGAAGAGGCAGCTCCGGGAAGACCTTATagtggccttccagtacctacaGGTAaagacaagaaagctggaagagGGACTTTTTGCAAAGTCATGTCATGATAGGACAAAGGGTAATGGCttgaaactgaaagagggtagatgtagatcagatattaggaagaaatacttcactgtgagggtggcgaggcgctggcacaggttgcccagagaagctgtggatgccccatccctggcagtgttcaagaccaggttggatgggacttTGGGCAACAtggtccagtggaaggtgtccctgcccatggcagggggcttgggctagatgatctttatagtccctcccagcccaaaccactctatgattctatgaaactgTCCTCACTTACATACAGCCCTGCGTCCTAAATCAAAAAATACAAGTATAATCAtaacatttgttttttgttttgggtttttttttggtgcaacCACAGCATAAAAcatatcataaaaaaaaaaaaaaaccaacagctagttgttggttggttggttcttgggattttttttgtggtttcttttttttttcctaaacacagGACACTAAGGGCACCATTTCCAACAATATCTTCTTACTCATCCTCTCTGACGGCATGCAACATGTCAGGAAATAAACAGAGCAAGAACATGAATGGATAAGAAGAATCTCACTAAAGAAATTTCAGTGAGATTTAAAACCTGGCATGATTTACCACGTACACATCGTAGTTGGATATTGGAGATAAACGCCTTCAAAGGAAACAACACAGATTTCAGACACCAGGACAGGGCACACAAAGGTCCACCCCCCCACATACGTACACCTTCCCCATCACTTGGTTACCTGAGTCTTGCCAGCAGTCTCCAACCTTCCCCTGGGTCACTGCATGTAAGAAGGGGGAATGTCTCTTGTGTCCTGCCCTTTTGGAGTCTCTCTCCTCACCCCTCCTATGATTATCTCTAGGTTCAGCATCATGGTGCTTCTCATCTTGCACCGTTCTGTGTGACAAGTGGCCCTGATGACGAGACTTGTGTTTTTCAGGATGCACCAGCTGGCTGCCACCCTGATGCCAGGTTTCCTGCTCAGCCTCCAGTTCCACCTCAAGAAGAGGAAGgtgcttttttctgtcttgccttGTTGGCTTTCTGCTGCACCACGCCTGGTCTGCGAGTCTATGGTCGGACTCCAGGTCAAGACTGAGAGGTCTCCAAGCATTCTCTCTGCCACCTGCCCTCCTCTCCCGCAGCTCCCAGCTGTTGCTGTGGTCATGGGTGCCATGCTCAGACTCTCTTTCCAGGTCAAGGCTGGGATGTCTCCTGGACCTCCCCTGGCTGGCTGATTTCCACTCCTGCCAACGGTCACCGCTGGGCTCACTTGGATGAGGAGACCTCCGACAATCCTCCAAGGTGGAATGCCTGTGTCCACAGGCACCGTCGGACAATGGCGAGGGTGCTTCTCGGTGCTCTCTCTGCCAGCGTGTGTGTCTGTCACCACTACGTGCCCTGCGAGGCTCAGAAACCTGCTCTCTGGGGTCACCCCAGGGGTGCTCTGAGCAACAGGGGGGACAAACAACGAGCAGGTTAGTGGGGTGGGGGTTAACGGCAGCTCAGCAAGGCCAGACTCACAGCATGCAGATGAGGGAGCCTGATGCTAGGAGAAGCTGGAAATGCAGGCAAAGCATGATGGGGTCAGGAAGAATAATAATGGGGTAACCGGCTTGCAGGATATAACATGAGACAGCGTGAAATGACAGCCTGGCtagcagcagggcagcacaggaggCAACGGGGTTGGAGTAGAAAGCACATGTTCAGCCTGAAAGTGTGTCCAAGCACCTCCTAAGGACATATCAATATATTGGGGCTGAAAAACCGCCAGCAGAGTAGCTCAT
This region includes:
- the CCDC50 gene encoding coiled-coil domain-containing protein 50 isoform X4; its protein translation is MAGIGIDHSKLPGVKEVCRDFAVLEDHTLAHNLQEQEIEHHLATNVQRNRLVQHDLQVAKQLQEEEDLKARAQIQKHQKDLERQDCEIAQEIQVKLVFEAEQRRRQEEKDEDIARLLQERELEEEKKRKKRYPESQGHTVYEENGEHPWGDPREQVSEPRRARSGDRHTRWQREHREAPSPLSDGACGHRHSTLEDCRRSPHPSEPSGDRWQEWKSASQGRSRRHPSLDLERESEHGTHDHSNSWELRERRAGGRENAWRPLSLDLESDHRLADQAWCSRKPTRQDRKKHLPLLEVELEAEQETWHQGGSQLVHPEKHKSRHQGHLSHRTVQDEKHHDAEPRDNHRRGEERDSKRAGHKRHSPFLHAVTQGKVGDCWQDSGTKLRGTKQAMYDTPRREQELSDAEIARKLQEEELLANEEDQKAAQVAQDEEIARLLMAEEKKAFKKGKEREKSSFDRRRHDQDWKHDASESTRSRSREGPETQRHKGDRSQPPLDDFEHTRYYTSQPSPLRQIPKAEHSPKGSRRKQ
- the CCDC50 gene encoding coiled-coil domain-containing protein 50 isoform X3, yielding MAGIGIDHSKLPGVKEVCRDFAVLEDHTLAHNLQEQEIEHHLATNVQRNRLVQHDLQVAKQLQEEEDLKARAQIQKHQKDLERQDCEIAQEIQVKLVFEAEQRRRQEEKDEDIARLLQERELEEEKKRKKRYPESQGHTVYEENGEHPWGDPREQVSEPRRARSGDRHTRWQREHREAPSPLSDGACGHRHSTLEDCRRSPHPSEPSGDRWQEWKSASQGRSRRHPSLDLERESEHGTHDHSNSWELRERRAGGRENAWRPLSLDLESDHRLADQAWCSRKPTRQDRKKHLPLLEVELEAEQETWHQGGSQLVHPEKHKSRHQGHLSHRTVQDEKHHDAEPRDNHRRGEERDSKRAGHKRHSPFLHAVTQGKVGDCWQDSGTKLRGTKQAMYDTPRREQELSDAEIARKLQEEELLANEEDQKAAQVAQDEEIARLLMAEEKKAFKKGKEREKSSFDRRRHDQDWKHDASESTRSRSREGPETQRHKGDSRSQPPLDDFEHTRYYTSQPSPLRQIPKAEHSPKGSRRKQ
- the CCDC50 gene encoding coiled-coil domain-containing protein 50 isoform X2, with the translated sequence MAGIGIDHSKLPGVKEVCRDFAVLEDHTLAHNLQEQEIEHHLATNVQRNRLVQHDLQVAKQLQEEEDLKARAQIQKHQKDLERQDCEIAQEIQVKLVFEAEQRRRQEEKDEDIARLLQERELEEEKKRKKRYPESQGHTVYEENGEHPWGDPREQVSEPRRARSGDRHTRWQREHREAPSPLSDGACGHRHSTLEDCRRSPHPSEPSGDRWQEWKSASQGRSRRHPSLDLERESEHGTHDHSNSWELRERRAGGRENAWRPLSLDLESDHRLADQAWCSRKPTRQDRKKHLPLLEVELEAEQETWHQGGSQLVHPEKHKSRHQGHLSHRTVQDEKHHDAEPRDNHRRGEERDSKRAGHKRHSPFLHAVTQGKVGDCWQDSGTKLRGTKQAMYDTPRREQELSDAEIARKLQEEELLANEEDQKAAQVAQDEEIARLLMAEEKKAFKKGKEREKSSFDRRRHDQDWKHDASESTRSRSREGPETQRHKGDRSSRSQPPLDDFEHTRYYTSQPSPLRQIPKAEHSPKGSRRKQ
- the CCDC50 gene encoding coiled-coil domain-containing protein 50 isoform X1, producing MAGIGIDHSKLPGVKEVCRDFAVLEDHTLAHNLQEQEIEHHLATNVQRNRLVQHDLQVAKQLQEEEDLKARAQIQKHQKDLERQDCEIAQEIQVKLVFEAEQRRRQEEKDEDIARLLQERELEEEKKRKKRYPESQGHTVYEENGEHPWGDPREQVSEPRRARSGDRHTRWQREHREAPSPLSDGACGHRHSTLEDCRRSPHPSEPSGDRWQEWKSASQGRSRRHPSLDLERESEHGTHDHSNSWELRERRAGGRENAWRPLSLDLESDHRLADQAWCSRKPTRQDRKKHLPLLEVELEAEQETWHQGGSQLVHPEKHKSRHQGHLSHRTVQDEKHHDAEPRDNHRRGEERDSKRAGHKRHSPFLHAVTQGKVGDCWQDSGTKLRGTKQAMYDTPRREQELSDAEIARKLQEEELLANEEDQKAAQVAQDEEIARLLMAEEKKAFKKGKEREKSSFDRRRHDQDWKHDASESTRSRSREGPETQRHKGDRSSSRSQPPLDDFEHTRYYTSQPSPLRQIPKAEHSPKGSRRKQ